ACAAGCGCCAGCTCCGTGCCGTATATCTCTCGCGAGCCCTCGAAGCTCTCGCCGTCGTGGATTGAGACCCGAATTCTTATTTCCTCGGGCGCGGGGTTCTCGAACGTGGCGTTGAGCTCGACTGTGTCCCCCTCGTCGAGGAGCACCGGGGCGACCGAGAAGCTCCTGAACTTCACCGGCCTCTCCTCCTGCCCGAGGCTCGCCTTCGGCTCCGGGGGTTTGTAGGGACGGACGAGGGCCCAATCCCAGACGGAGGAGCCGTCGTAGGAGCCGAAATTCAGCGCTGGATAGCCAGCTCTACCGCTCCAGCCGACCGACTGCCACTCCCCGTCGTTAAGCCTCGCCCTCACGCTCGAGCCATCGTGGTATATTTCCTCGATGTACCAAGTATTCTTGGCCCAGTTCCCTGGTCTTGAGTCCCACCTGACAAAGTCATCAAGGAAGGATATTTCGTTCAAAGCCGTGAAGCCGCGAAGAACATAGTTGTAGCCCCTTCCATCGCTTGTCCCTGTCTTAATGCTTAGGCCAATTCTCTCGTCCTTGTCATAGCCGCCGGTTATCTTGAACTTTGACCGCAGGATGTAGTAGTTCTCCGTGGAAGCTTTTAGTGCAATCGCCTTCCCTGGCTGGAGGCTTCCGTCAGCATAAATGGTGAAGAAGCCATCAGAAACTGAATAGGAGCCTGGGTGGATAAGCAGCCACTTTGAAGTGTCTAGACTGTTGCCGCTGAAGTCGTCGAAGAAATTGAAGACCTTGTCTCCGCTAGAGACCGGCGGGGCCGAGGGGTTTCCATAGTACATGTACACAACCTTTGAGGAGCGGGAAGGTATGCTAGGCACCTTCAGCCATATGTCCCCGCCGGGCTCGAGCCAGTAGCTCAGCTCCGTGGCGCCATCACAGTCTATGAACCTCAGGTCCGCTAGGTCGACCTTGAGCTTGCCGGAGGAAACCAGCGCCTGTAGTCCCGCGCTGATGTTAATTCTCACAGGATAGTTCGTCAGGGTCTCGGAGTTCTGGCTGTTGTCCAACGTCAGCGGAGCCCTGTAGCCCCAGGCGTAGTTCCACCATGGAATGAATTCAGTTGTGTGGTCATCTTCGCCTGCATGGAATAAACCGTTTGATGAGCCCCAGGACAGGAACGCTAGTGCGATGCTGACGACCCAGAAAGCCGTCCCCCGACCCGGCCCGCAGAGGCCTCCACAGTGGGACATGACATTAACCCCCGGAGAGATTGGTGAGGCGCTATTCCGCTCTGAATATATAATATTTCTTACTCACAATTTTCTTATTCACAATTTGCTCTGTTAGGCCTTCTGCCTTGCCGTGTTCGAGCCGTCGATGGTGCGCGGGTGGTTGATGGCGAATTTACTACTAAAGCCGAGGGCGTATGGCGCCCGAGGGGGTGCCGGGCGCAGTTTTGCGCCCGGCACATGCGAAGCCTTCTTTGTCGAACTTTCTGGCAACGATTGCGCAGAAAGAAAGTTCGGTATGGACCGGTGGGGATTTGAACCCCAGGCCTCCACATTGCAAGTGTGGCGATCTTCCAGCTGATCTACCGGCCCGCAGAGACGGTAGCGCTCACCGATGCGCGCCTCGTTTTTTGAATGCGGTCCCCAGCGAGGGGCGCCCGCCCCATCCCGTCCAGAGGCGCATGCCCGAAATCATGATAGATGTGGGGGTATATTAGCAATGGCGTTTTAAATTCCAGAACGCGTGATATCCTCATCCCCTGCCGTTTGATGGGCAGCGGCTGCGAGCCCGCCGATATCCCCTGCCGGGCCTAGAGAACAATTTTATTGTATCAATAGGCGATTATCGCGCGGGAGAAAGGACCATGAAGCTCCTCGTGCGCTCGTCGACTGACCCCGCCAGCGTGAACATCACCGACCGGCTCCTCGAGCTCGGCGGCTGGACGGAGGGAGGTATTTTCGAGGGCTCGCCCGTGCTCAGGAAAGGAAAGGTTGCGCTGGTCACGATTCCCTCGCACCACCTTTACTACGACGATATCGACGCAAGGTTCGCGAGCGCGCTCGGCGAGCGACCCTCCCTTGTCGTGTTCGCCTCTCGGCACACCAGCGCATCGAACCTGAGGACGCTGACCGCCCATCCGATAGGGAATTTCGGGAGGGCGGACTACGGTGGCCGTGAGGGGGCGCTGGTCCCGGCCGCGCCGCGGGAGATGACCCTCGCCTACAGACTCATGCGAAAAGTGGCGGGGGAGGCGGGGCTCGAGTATCAGGTCTCGCTAGAGGCGACGCACCACGGCCCTTTCCTCTCGACCCCATCGTTCTACATCGAGATTGGGAGTGACGAGACCGCGTGGAGGGATGGGGAGGCGGCGCGGGCGCTGGCCGCGGCGATAGAGGGATCGATTCTCTCGGAGCCCCCGGAGGAGCCAGTCGCGCTGGGCGTCGGGGGCGGGCACTACGTTCCACGGATCTCGGATGTGGCGTGGGAGAGGAGGGTGAGCTTCGGCCACATGCTTCCCTCGTACGTTCTGGAGCAGGGCTTCAGGCCGGACCTACTACAAAAGATGATTGAGGCCACGCCGGGCGCGGAGCTCGTCTACTTCCACAAGAAGGCCATCAGGAGCCCGCTGCTCAGGCAGATGGAGGCCTGGTTCATGGAGAGGGGCATCCGGCCCGTCAGCTCGGGAGAGCTAGGATAGGTGCGGACACCGCTCCCCTCACAGCACCAATCGCTCATCCGGAGGAGCGGTGGACAGGTGCTCTAATGCCACGCCGAGCTGGCGCGGGACACGGGATTACCGGGAAGACATCCCTTCCCGAGCACAATGGGGATGAACATCTCAATGCTCATTCATATCGCCCTCTCCATCTCATCCTGCAGAATTCCCGCGGCCCGGAGCGCTCTTTGCCCCTCTTTCGTTAATGCAGAATCAATGGTCTCGAGGAGATACTCTTTGTCCTCCGGCAGCTTGCCCTGAAGCAGGAGATAGTTCGAGCCGTGACTGTACAGAAGGCAGTCGAGGCTTAGGCTCTCGAAGAGGAGGCGGGTCTCCCTGACCACCTCCTCCATTCCGGAGGGCCTGAAGACGCCGCGGAGAAACTCTTGATAGAGGGGCGCGCCGGGGTCGAGCATCAGAGTGTGGAGCCTGAGCTCGTGCGGCTGAATTTTATTTAGAAGCTCTGCCGTGGCGGTGGCATGCTCCCTCCACCTGTCTCTTCCTCCAAGACCGAGGACTATCGTCGTGGAGAGAAGGAGGCCCGCCTCCTTCACCCTCAGGCAGGCGGCGAGGGTCTCCCCGGGGGTAATTCCCTTGCCTACCCTCTCGAGAACGATGGGGTCGCCGGATTCGACCCCCATATACACCTTGCTCAGCCCTGCCTCGCGAATTCTCTTCAGCTCCTCTGGCGTCTTTCGAAGGACGAATTTCGCGCCCGCGTAGGAGGCGATCTGCAGGACGCCAGGGAATGCGCGCTTTATCTCCCCAAGGAGCTCGACGAGCTGGTCGGTCTTCATTATTATTGTGTTGGCGTCTGCCAGGAACACAGAGCGGACGTGGGGGCCATACTCCTTCAGCGCCTCGGCGATGTCGGCTTTTATCTCATCCATTTTCTTGATGCGAAAGCGCTTCGTTTTGTAGGCGAAGCAGAAGGTGCATTTATTGTGGGGACAGCCGATCGTGGGCTGGAGAATCAGCGACCACGCCTCGACTGGCGGTCTGTAGAGCGGGAGGTCGTACCTCAGGGGCATCGGCGCACGAATTCGGCGGGTGGTATTAACCCTTTCCAGAAGGGTTATGCCGAGAAGGAGCGATTCAGAGCGCATGCTGGATATTGGGCTGGTAAGGTCTGCTGGGAAGCTGAAGCTGGTGAAGAGGCAGGGCTGGGT
This is a stretch of genomic DNA from Thermoplasmata archaeon. It encodes these proteins:
- a CDS encoding DUF2341 domain-containing protein, which codes for MSHCGGLCGPGRGTAFWVVSIALAFLSWGSSNGLFHAGEDDHTTEFIPWWNYAWGYRAPLTLDNSQNSETLTNYPVRINISAGLQALVSSGKLKVDLADLRFIDCDGATELSYWLEPGGDIWLKVPSIPSRSSKVVYMYYGNPSAPPVSSGDKVFNFFDDFSGNSLDTSKWLLIHPGSYSVSDGFFTIYADGSLQPGKAIALKASTENYYILRSKFKITGGYDKDERIGLSIKTGTSDGRGYNYVLRGFTALNEISFLDDFVRWDSRPGNWAKNTWYIEEIYHDGSSVRARLNDGEWQSVGWSGRAGYPALNFGSYDGSSVWDWALVRPYKPPEPKASLGQEERPVKFRSFSVAPVLLDEGDTVELNATFENPAPEEIRIRVSIHDGESFEGSREIYGTELALVPQAETEMNFTWIPEGGNHTVWLALMGTPLASRTLYVNRYPVLSPIMDQVASQG
- a CDS encoding D-aminoacyl-tRNA deacylase — its product is MKLLVRSSTDPASVNITDRLLELGGWTEGGIFEGSPVLRKGKVALVTIPSHHLYYDDIDARFASALGERPSLVVFASRHTSASNLRTLTAHPIGNFGRADYGGREGALVPAAPREMTLAYRLMRKVAGEAGLEYQVSLEATHHGPFLSTPSFYIEIGSDETAWRDGEAARALAAAIEGSILSEPPEEPVALGVGGGHYVPRISDVAWERRVSFGHMLPSYVLEQGFRPDLLQKMIEATPGAELVYFHKKAIRSPLLRQMEAWFMERGIRPVSSGELG
- a CDS encoding radical SAM protein — encoded protein: MPLRYDLPLYRPPVEAWSLILQPTIGCPHNKCTFCFAYKTKRFRIKKMDEIKADIAEALKEYGPHVRSVFLADANTIIMKTDQLVELLGEIKRAFPGVLQIASYAGAKFVLRKTPEELKRIREAGLSKVYMGVESGDPIVLERVGKGITPGETLAACLRVKEAGLLLSTTIVLGLGGRDRWREHATATAELLNKIQPHELRLHTLMLDPGAPLYQEFLRGVFRPSGMEEVVRETRLLFESLSLDCLLYSHGSNYLLLQGKLPEDKEYLLETIDSALTKEGQRALRAAGILQDEMERAI